A part of Bacteroidota bacterium genomic DNA contains:
- a CDS encoding PorV/PorQ family protein produces the protein MLRSLTAAMVVLLLGAAPGLQAQDAGAFARYALGARSLGMGGALTADVFGGASPYHNPALAPTMPGQNLELSAGILTMDRQLQSIQFASPLRPRAGIAAGIIRGGVSGIDGRDGSGNPTQTLSTEEFAFFLAFGIKFNERISGGLGLRLYRADLFDDVTPANSLGLSVGLTAKVTEALALGVAVDDLLARYAWDTSDAFSGGTSTTDRFPVRLRLGGAYQLMAGRGVVTAEVEVRARTVEARSTEVIFDGGTPVERAADTSLSLSAAQVRLGGEYWIAEPFGVRAGYDRLGAGEFGESTPSLGFALRQQIGELDARFDYAAQLEPFGNSLAHFLSLSVNL, from the coding sequence ATGCTTCGCTCTCTCACAGCGGCGATGGTCGTCCTACTCCTCGGGGCGGCTCCCGGGTTGCAGGCCCAGGACGCGGGCGCGTTCGCTCGCTACGCCCTCGGCGCCCGGTCGCTCGGCATGGGCGGCGCGCTGACAGCGGACGTGTTCGGCGGAGCAAGCCCCTACCACAACCCCGCCCTCGCTCCGACGATGCCCGGGCAGAATCTCGAACTCTCTGCTGGGATCCTCACGATGGACCGGCAACTGCAGTCGATCCAGTTCGCCTCGCCGCTGCGGCCGCGCGCGGGCATCGCGGCGGGCATCATCCGCGGCGGCGTCTCCGGCATCGACGGGCGCGACGGGTCCGGCAACCCCACCCAGACGCTTTCGACGGAGGAGTTCGCGTTCTTCCTCGCCTTCGGGATCAAGTTCAACGAGCGTATCTCGGGTGGGCTCGGCCTGCGGCTCTACCGGGCTGACTTGTTCGATGACGTGACTCCGGCCAACTCGCTCGGGCTCTCGGTGGGCCTGACAGCGAAGGTCACCGAGGCGCTCGCACTCGGCGTCGCGGTGGACGACCTGCTCGCCCGCTATGCCTGGGACACCTCGGACGCGTTTTCGGGCGGCACGAGCACCACAGACCGCTTCCCCGTGCGGCTTCGCCTGGGCGGCGCCTACCAACTCATGGCGGGTCGCGGCGTGGTGACCGCCGAGGTCGAGGTGCGGGCCCGCACCGTAGAGGCTCGCTCCACGGAGGTCATCTTCGACGGCGGCACGCCGGTCGAGCGCGCCGCCGACACGTCGCTCTCGCTCTCGGCGGCGCAGGTGCGGCTGGGCGGGGAGTACTGGATCGCCGAGCCCTTCGGCGTCCGCGCGGGCTACGACCGCCTCGGCGCAGGCGAGTTCGGAGAGTCCACGCCGAGCCTGGGCTTTGCGCTGCGCCAGCAGATCGGCGAGCTCGACGCGCGCTTCGACTATGCCGCGCAACTCGAACCCTTCGGCAACAGCCTCGCGCACTTCCTCAGCCTGAGCGTCAACCTCTGA
- a CDS encoding LemA family protein, which produces MTLLLCATAATVGGALVFAAYLVSLRRTALNAFLRLEAELDRRYNLGLKLLRATQAHLAHDDAVMTAFVDARGLATQTALDAFLRPECPELVVDLAKADEAYGRALSAYADYLRVYPMAQQPEVTKLLHTLAATPERVRDAEVAYNRAADAYNGMRPSALRRLTFENLPAHLPLFSFRPTPLRVMSPVAVPVAA; this is translated from the coding sequence ATGACCTTGCTCCTCTGCGCCACCGCCGCGACCGTCGGCGGTGCCCTCGTCTTCGCGGCCTATCTGGTTTCCTTGCGACGCACCGCGCTGAACGCGTTTCTCCGCCTCGAAGCGGAGTTGGACCGTCGATACAACCTGGGCCTCAAGCTTCTGCGTGCCACCCAGGCCCACCTCGCCCACGACGACGCGGTGATGACGGCCTTCGTGGACGCCCGCGGGCTCGCCACACAGACGGCCCTCGACGCCTTCCTGCGCCCCGAGTGCCCCGAACTGGTCGTTGATCTCGCGAAGGCCGACGAGGCGTACGGCCGCGCGCTGAGCGCGTACGCGGACTACCTCCGCGTCTACCCGATGGCGCAGCAGCCCGAGGTCACCAAGCTGCTCCACACGCTCGCCGCCACGCCGGAGCGGGTCCGCGATGCCGAGGTCGCCTACAACCGCGCCGCCGACGCCTACAACGGGATGCGCCCGTCGGCCCTGCGTCGGCTCACGTTTGAGAACCTCCCGGCGCATCTGCCGCTGTTCTCGTTCCGCCCAACCCCGCTCCGCGTGATGAGTCCCGTTGCTGTGCCCGTCGCGGCCTGA
- a CDS encoding prolipoprotein diacylglyceryl transferase family protein — translation MMLLFDFPVVFRLGPFALPAHLFFEVAAFFLGYRLYVALRGRQQDPISDEHRVWILVGAAAGALLGSRVLGALQHPAVFDDARWWLLVFQSKTIVGGLLGGLIGVEATKKGLGVTRSSGDLFTYPLILAIAIGRVGCLLTGVYEPTYGAPTSLPWGLDLGDGIPRHPTALYEILVLGLIALGLVLRERRRPFGEGLRFQAFMVAYLVWRLGIGFLQPGKPLLGLLTAIQLGCLGGLIYYGWLAIRRRRTTMSTASF, via the coding sequence ATGATGCTCCTGTTCGACTTCCCCGTCGTATTCCGGCTCGGGCCGTTCGCGCTCCCGGCGCACCTGTTCTTCGAGGTCGCGGCCTTTTTCCTTGGCTACCGGCTCTACGTCGCGTTGCGCGGTCGCCAGCAGGACCCGATCTCCGACGAGCACCGCGTCTGGATTCTCGTCGGAGCCGCTGCGGGAGCGCTGCTCGGCTCGCGCGTGCTCGGCGCGCTCCAGCACCCGGCCGTGTTTGACGACGCGCGGTGGTGGTTGCTCGTCTTCCAGAGCAAGACCATCGTCGGCGGCTTGCTGGGCGGCCTCATCGGCGTGGAGGCCACGAAGAAAGGGCTCGGCGTGACGCGCTCGTCGGGCGACCTGTTCACGTATCCACTCATCCTCGCCATTGCGATCGGGCGTGTCGGGTGCTTGCTCACGGGCGTCTACGAGCCGACCTATGGCGCCCCTACGTCGTTGCCGTGGGGCCTCGACCTCGGCGACGGCATCCCGCGTCACCCGACAGCGCTCTACGAGATCCTCGTGCTCGGGCTGATTGCGCTCGGCCTGGTGCTGCGCGAGCGACGGCGGCCGTTCGGTGAGGGGCTCCGCTTCCAGGCGTTCATGGTTGCCTACCTCGTGTGGCGGCTCGGGATCGGGTTTCTGCAGCCTGGAAAACCCCTCCTCGGCCTGCTCACGGCGATCCAACTCGGGTGCCTCGGTGGGCTGATCTACTACGGGTGGTTGGCGATACGCCGCCGACGGACTACTATGTCCACTGCTTCCTTCTGA
- a CDS encoding 5-(carboxyamino)imidazole ribonucleotide synthase encodes MTPFPILGILGGGQLGRMTALAAIPMGVHVRFLVPASAASIAPFADVTVGDWTDAEVLRAFAEGCDAVTVESEWAPANLLAAACPDVPVWPAPATLQSIRHKGRQRTTLAEAGLPGPAFARCATLDDARAALDTLGLPVVAKRFEGSYDGYGNATVRTPDDLDQAWADLAADDGLLLEAFVPFVRELAVLVARRPGGDTVVYPVVETEQRDHRLHACLAPAPIADDVAAEARRVALRAVEAVGGVGITAVELFETEGGRVLVNELAPRPHNSGHYTIEGCHTSQFANHARAVLDLPLGDPSLRTPHVALVNVLGHRASESVAAQGFDEALQVEGSGVHLYSKATVRPKRKMGHVTVLGSEAADVRARAERAAAALRL; translated from the coding sequence ATGACACCATTCCCCATCCTCGGCATTCTTGGCGGCGGCCAACTGGGGCGTATGACCGCGCTCGCGGCGATCCCGATGGGCGTGCACGTGCGCTTCCTTGTCCCCGCGTCCGCTGCGTCCATCGCGCCGTTCGCCGATGTCACGGTGGGCGACTGGACCGATGCAGAGGTCCTGCGCGCGTTCGCCGAGGGCTGCGATGCGGTGACCGTCGAGAGCGAGTGGGCTCCGGCTAATCTGCTCGCCGCGGCATGCCCCGACGTGCCCGTCTGGCCCGCCCCCGCCACGCTCCAGTCGATCCGCCACAAAGGGCGCCAGCGCACAACGCTCGCCGAAGCGGGACTGCCCGGCCCCGCCTTCGCCCGCTGCGCCACACTCGACGACGCACGAGCTGCCCTCGACACGCTTGGCTTGCCCGTTGTGGCAAAACGGTTCGAAGGGTCGTACGACGGCTACGGCAACGCGACCGTCCGCACGCCCGACGACCTCGACCAGGCCTGGGCCGATCTCGCGGCCGACGATGGCCTGCTGCTCGAAGCATTCGTGCCCTTCGTGCGCGAACTCGCCGTGCTCGTAGCGCGGCGGCCAGGCGGTGACACCGTCGTCTATCCCGTGGTGGAAACCGAACAGCGCGACCATCGGCTCCATGCCTGTCTCGCACCCGCGCCGATTGCCGACGACGTGGCTGCAGAAGCACGCCGCGTGGCGCTCCGGGCTGTCGAAGCCGTCGGTGGCGTCGGCATCACGGCGGTCGAACTGTTCGAGACGGAGGGCGGACGGGTGCTCGTCAACGAACTCGCGCCGCGGCCCCACAACAGCGGACACTACACCATCGAAGGCTGCCACACGTCGCAGTTCGCCAACCACGCGCGGGCCGTGCTCGACCTGCCTCTCGGCGATCCGTCGCTGCGCACGCCGCACGTGGCGCTCGTGAACGTGCTCGGCCACCGCGCAAGCGAGTCCGTAGCGGCCCAGGGCTTCGACGAAGCGCTCCAGGTCGAAGGCAGCGGGGTCCACCTCTACAGCAAGGCCACCGTGCGCCCGAAGCGCAAGATGGGACACGTCACCGTACTCGGCAGCGAGGCCGCCGATGTTCGTGCGCGAGCCGAGCGGGCCGCCGCGGCGCTGCGTCTGTAG
- a CDS encoding DNA translocase FtsK 4TM domain-containing protein: MSTTKRRSTKKTASKKAAPSGVPSHRKQEILGLILMTVAVLVALALLTYTPSDDLLARDFSWRDAFDPRTSRAANALGLVGAALAYALVPNFLGYPTLALTGVVFAWGYVFFRQKKALFLPLVSVLSLVATVIVACLIGWVDLQTDADLARWSGDVGQGVAGWMQQVVGRVGSIILLVVAALVTVLLLVDRDIQRTLDRVEDGFGALRQRLVTWWSGFRSGQRTRKAERAAVREERRKTRDAERKAKVKEAKAQEKRASEAAKQAAAAERAKQMTGPVRPSTKPARPDLPPPSALDMPPAPTPSRAPTPTSSAASPSSSTPAIQQPAASDAAEPEVHVRGPVEEATADLDARIVTVSAADLPYDFPSIELLEAHDPRQSVDMAEIEENKRVLLDKLETYRIEIVSIEAVVGPTVTRYELTPAPGIKISKITSLEDDLAMAMAAPGIRIIAPIPGKSAVGVEIPNRHREMVRLRSMLATARFRDAAQKNVQGAQGSMALPVALGKTIEGEVFLQDLAKMPHLLVAGATGSGKSVGINTLIVGLLYACHPADLKFVLVDPKKIELNTYADLLDHFIAMPEDAEEPIITDFLKAASVLRSCEREMEQRYDLLADAGVRGIQDYNKKVASGLLEKETGHRHLPYIVVVIDELADLMMTSGKEVEPPIARLAQMARAVGIHLVIATQRPSVDVITGLIKANFPSRAAFQVASRIDSRTILDRGGAQQLVGNGDMLYMNGSRVTRIQGPFVSVDEVGEVVGHIAEQEGAGPYFLPPMEAEDTSGPTLQERDGATDRDDLFEDAARVIVRSQQGSVSLLQRKLSVGYTRAARLVDQLEDAGIVGPFEGSKARAVLVATEMDLDAVLRADRDAPGS, from the coding sequence GTGAGCACGACCAAGCGTCGCTCCACCAAGAAGACCGCCTCCAAGAAGGCCGCCCCGTCCGGCGTGCCAAGCCACCGCAAGCAGGAGATCCTCGGGCTCATCCTGATGACGGTTGCTGTGCTCGTCGCGCTCGCGCTCCTTACCTATACGCCGAGCGACGACCTACTCGCGCGCGACTTCTCCTGGCGCGACGCCTTCGACCCGCGCACGAGCCGCGCGGCCAACGCGCTCGGCCTCGTCGGGGCCGCGCTCGCCTACGCGCTCGTCCCCAACTTCCTCGGCTATCCGACGCTCGCGCTCACGGGCGTCGTGTTCGCGTGGGGCTATGTGTTCTTCCGTCAGAAGAAGGCCCTGTTCCTGCCGCTCGTGAGCGTGCTCAGCCTCGTAGCGACGGTCATCGTGGCCTGCCTGATCGGCTGGGTGGACCTCCAGACGGACGCCGACCTCGCCCGTTGGAGCGGGGACGTCGGCCAAGGCGTCGCGGGTTGGATGCAGCAGGTTGTCGGCCGCGTCGGCTCGATCATCCTGCTCGTCGTGGCCGCGCTCGTGACGGTGCTGCTGCTCGTCGACCGCGACATCCAGCGCACGCTCGACCGCGTCGAGGACGGATTCGGCGCGCTGCGCCAACGTCTCGTGACGTGGTGGTCGGGCTTCCGCAGCGGGCAGCGCACGCGCAAGGCCGAGCGGGCCGCCGTCCGCGAGGAGCGCCGCAAGACCCGCGACGCCGAGCGCAAGGCCAAGGTGAAGGAGGCCAAGGCGCAGGAGAAGCGCGCTTCTGAGGCTGCCAAGCAGGCCGCCGCCGCCGAGCGCGCGAAGCAGATGACCGGCCCCGTCCGGCCCTCGACGAAGCCGGCACGCCCCGACCTGCCGCCGCCGTCTGCGCTCGACATGCCCCCCGCCCCAACGCCGTCGCGGGCCCCAACGCCGACGTCCAGCGCCGCGTCTCCCTCCTCGTCAACGCCTGCTATACAACAGCCCGCTGCATCCGACGCCGCCGAGCCCGAGGTGCACGTCCGCGGCCCGGTGGAGGAGGCGACCGCCGACCTCGACGCGCGGATCGTGACGGTCAGCGCCGCCGACTTGCCCTACGACTTCCCCTCGATTGAACTGCTCGAAGCGCACGACCCGCGCCAGAGCGTCGACATGGCGGAGATCGAGGAGAACAAGCGCGTGCTGCTCGATAAGCTGGAGACGTACCGGATCGAGATCGTCAGCATCGAGGCGGTCGTCGGGCCGACGGTCACGCGGTATGAGCTCACGCCCGCGCCAGGCATCAAGATCAGCAAGATCACCTCGCTGGAGGACGACCTCGCGATGGCGATGGCCGCGCCCGGCATCCGCATCATCGCCCCGATCCCGGGCAAGAGTGCCGTCGGCGTCGAGATCCCGAACCGCCACCGCGAGATGGTACGCCTGCGCTCGATGCTCGCCACGGCTCGCTTCCGCGACGCTGCCCAAAAAAACGTGCAGGGCGCCCAGGGCTCGATGGCGCTGCCCGTCGCGCTCGGCAAAACCATCGAGGGCGAGGTGTTTCTGCAGGACCTTGCGAAGATGCCGCACCTCCTCGTGGCGGGCGCGACCGGCTCGGGCAAGTCGGTCGGCATCAACACGCTCATCGTCGGGCTGCTCTACGCCTGCCACCCCGCCGACCTCAAGTTCGTCCTCGTCGACCCGAAGAAGATCGAGCTCAACACCTACGCCGACCTCCTGGACCACTTCATCGCGATGCCGGAGGACGCCGAGGAGCCGATCATCACCGACTTCCTGAAGGCGGCCTCGGTGCTGCGTAGCTGCGAGCGCGAGATGGAGCAGCGCTATGATCTCCTCGCCGACGCGGGTGTGCGTGGTATCCAGGACTACAACAAGAAGGTCGCCTCCGGGCTGCTGGAGAAGGAGACGGGCCACCGGCACCTGCCCTACATCGTCGTCGTGATCGACGAGTTGGCCGACCTCATGATGACGAGCGGCAAGGAAGTCGAACCGCCGATCGCGCGGCTAGCGCAGATGGCGCGCGCCGTTGGCATTCACCTCGTCATCGCCACGCAGCGGCCGAGCGTGGACGTGATCACGGGCCTCATCAAGGCTAACTTTCCCAGCCGTGCCGCCTTCCAGGTCGCCAGCCGCATCGACAGCCGGACGATCCTCGACCGGGGCGGCGCGCAGCAGCTTGTCGGCAACGGCGACATGCTCTACATGAATGGCAGCCGCGTGACGCGCATCCAGGGCCCGTTCGTGAGCGTGGACGAGGTCGGCGAGGTCGTAGGCCACATCGCTGAGCAGGAGGGCGCGGGACCGTATTTCCTCCCGCCGATGGAGGCCGAAGACACGAGCGGCCCCACGCTCCAAGAGCGTGACGGCGCGACCGACCGCGACGATCTCTTCGAGGACGCCGCCCGCGTGATTGTGCGCAGCCAGCAGGGTTCGGTGTCCCTGCTCCAGCGCAAGCTCTCCGTCGGCTACACCCGCGCCGCGCGGCTCGTGGACCAGTTGGAGGACGCAGGCATCGTCGGCCCGTTTGAGGGCTCGAAGGCGCGCGCCGTGCTCGTGGCGACGGAGATGGATCTCGACGCCGTGTTGCGTGCGGACCGAGACGCGCCCGGGTCGTAG
- a CDS encoding T9SS type A sorting domain-containing protein, with protein MAPERNGAACSPLPSGFRYNFVGGLWHAEVLIAQGDRVVSAPPGTESQITRASGEVLTLTPPFDAPFDQFEQGVEAPFLSAQTLNLDATIRGYARTSDDFVAVEIAVSNPTAAMTEEIYVGVGAALDAWFNATLEAGLLSGLVSRGAMGILLLNENEISGWTLDLAENSEAELLAALSSPGDATIEYAYRTVLGTGPYTLAPGETVTVPFVFVAGDDATDLLANAELARSLLVVDAETNTPDDLFALDAAFPNPFASTTALRFALPTAQQARLTVYDILGREVRTLTGGVQPAGVQTVTLDGTGLPSGSYVVRLHAEIGSLTRRVTVLR; from the coding sequence ATGGCACCCGAGCGAAATGGGGCCGCTTGTTCGCCACTCCCTTCGGGGTTTCGGTACAACTTCGTCGGTGGTCTGTGGCACGCGGAGGTACTCATCGCCCAGGGTGACCGGGTAGTCTCAGCGCCACCAGGCACCGAGAGCCAGATCACTCGCGCCTCCGGTGAGGTACTCACGCTCACGCCACCATTCGATGCGCCCTTCGATCAATTTGAACAGGGCGTCGAGGCTCCGTTCCTAAGCGCGCAAACCCTCAACCTTGACGCGACCATACGTGGATACGCCCGCACCTCCGACGATTTCGTCGCCGTGGAGATCGCCGTGTCGAACCCGACCGCGGCAATGACGGAGGAGATCTACGTTGGCGTTGGTGCCGCGCTTGACGCGTGGTTCAATGCTACCCTGGAGGCGGGACTGCTCTCTGGACTTGTCTCCAGAGGGGCTATGGGCATCTTGCTGCTGAACGAAAACGAGATCTCGGGCTGGACGCTCGATCTTGCCGAGAACTCTGAAGCTGAGCTTCTGGCTGCACTTTCCTCGCCCGGAGATGCTACCATTGAGTATGCCTACCGTACGGTCCTCGGCACCGGTCCCTACACGCTCGCTCCTGGGGAAACCGTGACGGTCCCGTTCGTCTTCGTCGCGGGCGACGACGCAACAGACCTGCTCGCTAATGCCGAGCTTGCACGCAGCCTCCTGGTGGTCGACGCGGAGACGAACACGCCCGATGACCTCTTCGCTCTCGACGCGGCCTTCCCCAACCCGTTCGCCTCGACAACAGCGCTGCGCTTCGCACTGCCGACCGCACAGCAGGCACGCCTAACCGTCTACGACATACTGGGTCGCGAAGTGCGGACCCTGACCGGCGGTGTGCAGCCAGCGGGCGTGCAGACCGTCACGCTGGACGGGACAGGACTGCCCAGCGGCTCGTATGTCGTGCGCCTCCATGCGGAGATCGGCAGCCTGACTCGTAGGGTGACCGTGTTGCGGTAA
- the purE gene encoding 5-(carboxyamino)imidazole ribonucleotide mutase, producing the protein MSTSPLVGIAMGSQSDWPTMEAAADILADFDVPFEARVLSAHRTPDAMATYAREAYGRGLRVLIAGAGGAAHLPGMIAAETTLPVIGVPVPTRHLKGMDSLLSIVQMPGGVPVATVAIGQAKNAALLAVQILATTDAALHDRLVAYKQSLKDLVAEMDAAVGEAARREG; encoded by the coding sequence ATGTCCACTTCTCCGCTCGTTGGCATCGCGATGGGCAGCCAGTCCGACTGGCCCACGATGGAAGCCGCCGCCGACATCCTCGCTGACTTCGACGTGCCATTCGAGGCCCGCGTCTTGTCGGCGCACCGTACGCCGGACGCGATGGCGACGTATGCGCGCGAGGCCTACGGACGCGGCCTGCGCGTGCTCATCGCGGGCGCAGGCGGCGCGGCGCATCTGCCGGGCATGATCGCCGCCGAGACGACGCTGCCGGTCATCGGTGTGCCGGTGCCTACGCGGCATCTGAAAGGCATGGACTCGCTGCTCTCGATCGTGCAGATGCCGGGCGGCGTGCCGGTCGCCACGGTCGCCATCGGGCAGGCGAAGAACGCGGCGCTGCTGGCCGTGCAGATTCTCGCTACGACGGACGCGGCGCTGCACGACCGGCTCGTCGCCTACAAGCAGTCGCTCAAGGACCTCGTCGCTGAGATGGACGCTGCGGTGGGCGAGGCGGCTCGGCGCGAGGGCTGA
- a CDS encoding radical SAM protein has product MPVRNYTYYDYTISLCPECLRRVEAKVVFENGNVYFLKRCPEHGRQKVLVATDEAYYRRVRNYMKPSEMPHRFGTRVERGCPYDCGLCTDHEQHSCLALIEVTDRCNLTCPTCYASSSPTHGRHRTLDEIEAILDVLVRSEREPDVVQLSGGEPTVHPDFFAIMDAAKARPIQHLMLNTNGIRIARDEGFAERLATYAPGFEVYLQFDSLRPDALRRLRGVDLTDIRLRALDRLNALNLSTTLVVTLAKGVNDDEIGTLLDFALKQRCVRGVTFQPTQVAGRTEGFDPATDRLTLTEVRQAILDQHPLFQPNDLIPVPCNPDSLAMAYALKIDGPDGEREVLPLTRFVDPDALLDESRNTIVYERDPILKDHLLRLFSTGCGPEAAAGDLHSLLCCLPPVQAPELSYDNLFRIILMRFMDAYDFDVRAVKKSCVHIVHPDGRIIPFETMNLFYRDAAMEARIPELAAAGIA; this is encoded by the coding sequence ATGCCTGTTCGGAACTACACCTACTACGACTATACCATCAGCCTCTGCCCCGAGTGTCTGCGGCGTGTCGAGGCGAAGGTCGTGTTCGAGAACGGCAACGTGTACTTCCTCAAGCGCTGCCCCGAGCACGGGCGGCAAAAGGTGCTCGTGGCCACCGACGAGGCGTACTACCGCCGCGTGCGCAACTACATGAAGCCGAGTGAGATGCCGCACCGCTTCGGCACGCGCGTCGAGCGCGGCTGCCCGTACGACTGCGGGCTCTGCACCGACCACGAGCAGCACTCGTGCCTGGCGCTCATCGAGGTGACCGACCGCTGCAACCTCACGTGTCCAACGTGCTACGCCTCGTCCTCGCCGACGCACGGGCGGCACCGGACGCTCGACGAGATCGAGGCGATACTGGATGTGCTCGTGCGCAGCGAGCGCGAGCCCGACGTGGTGCAGCTCTCCGGCGGCGAGCCGACCGTCCACCCCGACTTTTTCGCCATCATGGATGCGGCGAAGGCGCGGCCGATCCAGCACCTGATGCTCAACACCAACGGGATCCGCATCGCGCGCGACGAAGGCTTTGCCGAGCGGCTGGCGACCTACGCACCGGGCTTCGAGGTCTACCTCCAGTTCGACAGCCTCCGCCCCGACGCGCTCCGGCGGCTGCGCGGGGTCGACCTCACCGACATCCGCCTGCGCGCGCTCGACCGGCTCAACGCGCTCAACCTCTCGACCACGCTCGTGGTCACGCTCGCGAAGGGCGTCAACGACGACGAGATCGGGACGCTGCTGGATTTCGCGCTGAAGCAGCGCTGCGTGCGCGGCGTCACGTTCCAGCCTACCCAAGTCGCGGGCCGCACTGAGGGCTTCGACCCGGCCACTGACCGCCTCACGCTCACGGAGGTACGCCAGGCCATTTTGGACCAGCACCCGCTCTTCCAGCCGAATGACCTCATTCCGGTCCCCTGCAACCCCGACTCGCTCGCGATGGCCTACGCGCTCAAGATTGATGGGCCCGATGGCGAACGTGAGGTGCTGCCGCTGACGCGCTTCGTGGACCCCGATGCGCTGCTCGACGAGAGCCGCAACACCATCGTCTACGAGCGCGACCCGATCCTCAAGGACCACCTGCTGCGCCTCTTCAGCACCGGCTGCGGCCCCGAAGCGGCGGCGGGCGACCTCCACAGCCTCCTCTGCTGCCTCCCGCCCGTGCAGGCTCCCGAGCTGTCATACGATAACCTCTTCCGCATCATCCTGATGCGTTTCATGGACGCGTATGACTTCGACGTGCGCGCCGTCAAGAAGTCGTGCGTGCACATCGTCCACCCCGACGGCCGCATCATCCCGTTCGAGACGATGAACCTTTTCTACCGCGACGCCGCGATGGAGGCGCGCATCCCCGAACTTGCTGCGGCAGGGATTGCATGA